The proteins below come from a single Pseudomonas chlororaphis genomic window:
- a CDS encoding MFS transporter: protein MYIYRLVLLLVVGIYLFSPAIMDWWIDATGAWYRPYLLWLILIVVTFILQSQKDADEL from the coding sequence ATGTACATCTATCGCTTGGTCCTGCTCCTGGTAGTGGGGATTTACCTGTTTTCCCCGGCCATCATGGATTGGTGGATCGACGCCACGGGTGCCTGGTATCGGCCCTATCTGCTCTGGCTGATCCTGATTGTCGTGACCTTCATCCTGCAGAGCCAAAAAGATGCCGATGAGCTTTAG